The following are encoded in a window of Carassius auratus strain Wakin chromosome 6, ASM336829v1, whole genome shotgun sequence genomic DNA:
- the cep20 gene encoding centrosomal protein 20 — protein MATVTELKSALRETLEARGVLGQLKARIRAEVFSALDDESTPRPPLSHENLLINELIREYLQFNKYQYTASVLTAESGQPEVPLDREFVANELNVTEDSSVKAVPLLYGLLHHFLSSKEEHTGKLFLRGSATVPSQEPHGHRSAES, from the exons ATGGCAACCGTCACAGAGTTGAAAAGCG CTTTGCGAGAGACGCTGGAGGCCCGTGGGGTCCTGGGGCAGCTGAAGGCGAGGATCCGGGCGGAGGTGTTCAGCGCGCTGGACGACGAGAGCACGCCGCGGCCGCCACTGTCCCACGAGAACCTGCTGATCAATGAACTGATCCGAGAATACCTGCAGTTCAACAAGTATCAGTACACCGCCTCGGTGCTGACCGCGG AATCAGGTCAGCCTGAAGTTCCCCTAGATCGGGAGTTCGTGGCCAATGAGCTCAATGTCACAGAGGATTCAAGTGTCAAAGCAGT GCCATTGTTGTATGGATTGCTCCATCATTTCCTTAGCAGTAAGGAAGAGCACACAGGAAAACTCTTCCTAAGAGGCTCAGCAACAGTGCCTTCACAAGAACCTCATGGCCATCGTAGTGCAGAGTCATAA